The Methyloferula stellata AR4 genome includes a window with the following:
- a CDS encoding flavin reductase family protein, giving the protein MKALPLSDVYQFIEPGPVVLVTTSHRSRSNVMTMSWHMMVDFTPPLIACVVSQGDYSFAALRATRACVIAIPDAKLAEKVVAIGNCSGRDTDKFEVFGLTQLPAENVEAPLIAECFVNLECKVADTRLVNKYNLFVLEVIKAWRDTKQPAPKTIHHRGFGSFVVDGDTLQLPSHMP; this is encoded by the coding sequence ATGAAGGCGCTGCCGCTCTCCGACGTCTATCAATTCATCGAACCGGGGCCGGTGGTGCTCGTGACGACGAGCCATCGGAGTCGGTCCAATGTCATGACCATGTCGTGGCATATGATGGTCGATTTCACGCCGCCTTTGATCGCCTGCGTCGTGAGTCAGGGCGATTATAGTTTTGCCGCATTGCGCGCGACGCGTGCCTGCGTGATCGCCATACCGGATGCAAAACTCGCAGAAAAGGTCGTAGCGATCGGCAATTGTTCGGGCCGCGATACGGATAAGTTCGAGGTATTTGGGCTGACGCAATTGCCGGCGGAAAACGTCGAGGCGCCCTTGATTGCGGAATGTTTCGTCAATCTCGAATGCAAGGTGGCGGATACGCGCCTCGTGAACAAATATAATCTTTTCGTGCTGGAGGTTATCAAAGCATGGCGGGACACGAAACAGCCGGCACCGAAGACGATCCACCATCGCGGGTTCGGAAGCTTTGTCGTCGACGGCGACACGCTCCAACTGCCGTCGCACATGCCATGA
- a CDS encoding host attachment protein: MEHIRIPWKSWVVVCDGTKSLIFSNEGDAELLNLQPLDIRVEPDPPTHDQGTDRPGRVHQSKGSSRSSVETTDFHAEAEASFIQDLAERLDKATRDHEVKHVILIAPPKALGILRKHLTPELQALVRAEVAKDFAQLSTAEIEKHLAA; the protein is encoded by the coding sequence ATGGAGCATATCAGGATTCCGTGGAAGAGCTGGGTGGTGGTCTGTGACGGTACGAAGTCGCTGATCTTCAGCAACGAGGGCGACGCAGAGCTTCTCAACCTTCAGCCGCTTGATATTCGTGTCGAGCCGGACCCGCCGACGCATGATCAAGGCACCGACCGGCCGGGGCGCGTTCATCAATCCAAGGGGTCGAGCCGCAGCAGCGTCGAAACCACCGATTTTCATGCCGAGGCCGAGGCCAGTTTCATACAGGATCTCGCCGAACGGCTCGACAAGGCCACGCGCGACCATGAAGTAAAACATGTGATTTTGATCGCGCCGCCCAAAGCACTCGGCATTTTGCGAAAGCATTTGACGCCGGAGCTTCAGGCTTTGGTGCGAGCCGAAGTGGCGAAGGATTTCGCGCAGCTTTCAACGGCCGAGATCGAGAAACATTTGGCCGCCTAA
- a CDS encoding DUF3775 domain-containing protein, whose protein sequence is MAEFSDLSVSLEQLGFIIIKAREFDVKEGVTEPDPGSNPTDDGQGAVLEDHGDDPVRAELVGFIHAMNEDERADLVALAWLGRGDGELADWDELRAQALQEHNKRTASYLLGMPMLADYLEEGLAQFDESIEDVEAEHL, encoded by the coding sequence ATGGCAGAATTTTCGGACTTGTCGGTTTCGCTCGAACAATTGGGCTTTATCATTATCAAGGCCCGCGAATTCGATGTGAAGGAGGGAGTCACTGAACCCGATCCGGGCTCCAACCCGACCGACGACGGGCAGGGCGCGGTCCTTGAAGACCATGGCGACGATCCGGTCCGCGCCGAACTTGTCGGATTTATCCACGCGATGAATGAGGACGAACGCGCCGATCTTGTCGCTCTGGCATGGCTTGGACGCGGCGATGGCGAGCTCGCGGATTGGGATGAGCTTCGGGCGCAGGCGCTGCAGGAGCATAATAAGCGCACGGCGTCCTATCTGCTCGGCATGCCCATGTTGGCAGACTATCTCGAAGAGGGGCTGGCGCAATTCGACGAGTCGATCGAGGACGTGGAAGCCGAGCATCTCTAG
- a CDS encoding phosphoribosyltransferase — protein sequence MPFHDRSDAGRKLAKALAHYKDRHPVILALPRGGVPVAAEVAAALDAPLDLVLVRKIGVPMQPEYAMGAVMDGAKPVIIRNEDIIRAAGITAAEFDTVSQRELAEIERRRRLYIGKRPRIDPTGRVVIVIDDGIATGATMKAALGAIRRIGPKELVLAVPVAPADAIDDLRGEVDNLICLHAPAIFGAVGYFYDDFRQVSDEEVIAALAKFPVSSGSHVA from the coding sequence ATGCCTTTCCATGACCGATCGGATGCCGGCCGCAAACTGGCCAAGGCGCTTGCACATTATAAGGACCGCCACCCGGTCATTCTCGCTTTGCCGCGCGGCGGAGTGCCGGTCGCGGCGGAAGTCGCGGCAGCCCTCGATGCGCCGCTCGACCTCGTGCTTGTCCGCAAAATCGGCGTTCCCATGCAACCGGAATATGCCATGGGCGCGGTCATGGACGGCGCGAAGCCGGTCATCATCCGCAATGAGGACATTATCCGCGCCGCCGGGATCACCGCGGCGGAATTCGATACGGTCAGCCAAAGAGAACTTGCCGAAATCGAACGCCGGCGGCGGCTCTATATTGGCAAACGGCCGCGCATCGATCCGACTGGACGGGTCGTAATCGTCATCGACGATGGGATCGCAACTGGAGCGACCATGAAGGCCGCGTTAGGGGCCATCCGGAGGATCGGACCGAAAGAACTGGTGCTCGCGGTCCCCGTCGCACCGGCCGATGCGATCGACGATCTTCGCGGCGAAGTGGATAATTTGATCTGTTTGCATGCGCCGGCAATCTTCGGCGCCGTCGGCTACTTCTACGACGATTTCAGGCAAGTCAGCGACGAGGAGGTCATCGCCGCGCTTGCCAAATTCCCGGTCTCAAGCGGAAGCCATGTCGCATAA
- a CDS encoding ChaB family protein translates to MRGHLPIHAQEIYLAAFNNAWTGYAYHSEAEHEETAHRVAWAAVKRRYRKAGAVWMER, encoded by the coding sequence GTGCGCGGTCATCTTCCGATTCACGCGCAGGAAATTTACCTCGCGGCCTTCAACAATGCCTGGACTGGTTATGCTTATCACAGCGAAGCGGAGCACGAAGAAACTGCTCATCGCGTCGCATGGGCGGCGGTGAAACGGCGTTATCGAAAAGCCGGCGCGGTTTGGATGGAGCGATAA
- a CDS encoding TlpA disulfide reductase family protein, with product MAGRACASDDPPFFETARHQFTILEPRKAPPPVAFQHLDGKPASLADYHGKVVLLNFWASWCPQCRTELPVLDRLQASLDPARYQVLAVSTDRQGKSAVAPYLKTFDLRHLALGLDPEGVLGRPMPSGGGPDPHAAPFTIYGMPMSYLIDPEGRTCGYMIGAADWDSREARALLNYYATS from the coding sequence ATGGCCGGCCGGGCATGCGCATCGGACGATCCGCCCTTTTTCGAGACAGCACGGCATCAATTCACCATTTTGGAGCCCCGCAAGGCGCCGCCCCCGGTGGCCTTCCAGCACCTCGACGGGAAGCCGGCGAGCCTCGCGGATTATCACGGAAAAGTGGTGCTTTTGAATTTCTGGGCGAGCTGGTGCCCGCAATGCCGGACGGAACTGCCGGTGCTGGACCGGCTCCAAGCGAGTCTCGATCCCGCCCGCTATCAAGTGCTCGCCGTCTCGACCGACCGTCAGGGAAAATCCGCCGTCGCACCTTATTTGAAGACATTCGACCTTCGGCATCTCGCCCTCGGCCTTGATCCCGAGGGCGTGCTCGGGCGGCCGATGCCGTCGGGCGGTGGCCCCGATCCGCATGCCGCCCCCTTCACCATTTACGGCATGCCCATGTCCTATCTGATCGACCCGGAAGGCCGCACGTGTGGCTATATGATCGGCGCCGCGGATTGGGATTCACGCGAGGCTCGCGCGCTTTTGAATTATTACGCAACATCATGA
- a CDS encoding tetratricopeptide repeat protein has translation MADIFREVDEEVRRDKAVLFFEKYQFWLVGAALLIVAATAGWRIYDYYKTQAAEKASARYEAALQLAHDGKSAEAEAAFEAIAKDAPAGYRALARLRAIDELSTHDQAAAIKAYETLASDPTYDSSLAAAARLRAAMLAIDTEDPKVFAQKVAAMAGPTGAFRYSARELLALAAFKQGDYEAAGRWLDEIVSDPNAPAGLRSRAEAFLGFVRAGKPSQQ, from the coding sequence ATGGCCGATATTTTCCGTGAAGTCGACGAAGAAGTCCGCCGCGACAAAGCGGTTTTATTCTTCGAGAAATATCAATTCTGGCTGGTCGGGGCGGCCCTCCTCATCGTCGCTGCGACGGCGGGCTGGCGCATCTATGATTATTACAAGACGCAGGCTGCCGAAAAGGCCAGCGCGCGCTACGAGGCTGCCCTACAATTGGCGCATGACGGCAAATCCGCCGAGGCGGAGGCCGCGTTCGAGGCCATCGCCAAGGACGCGCCTGCCGGCTATCGCGCGCTGGCGCGGTTGCGTGCGATCGACGAGCTTTCGACGCATGATCAGGCCGCTGCGATCAAGGCTTACGAAACTCTCGCGAGCGACCCGACTTATGATTCCTCTCTCGCAGCAGCGGCACGCTTGCGCGCGGCCATGCTCGCGATCGATACAGAAGATCCGAAGGTTTTCGCGCAGAAAGTGGCGGCCATGGCGGGCCCGACCGGTGCCTTCCGCTATTCGGCCCGCGAGCTTTTGGCGCTCGCCGCCTTCAAACAGGGCGATTACGAAGCCGCAGGCCGCTGGCTCGACGAGATCGTTTCCGATCCCAATGCTCCGGCGGGTTTGCGCAGCCGGGCCGAGGCTTTCTTAGGATTCGTCCGCGCCGGGAAGCCGTCGCAACAATAA
- the der gene encoding ribosome biogenesis GTPase Der: protein MLTFAIIGRPNVGKSTLFNRLVGKKLALVDDRPGVTRDRREGEAKLGDLTFNIIDTAGLEEGAEATMAGRMRSQTEAAIESADGLFFLIDARVGVTPEDNYFANLVRRAAKPLVLIANKAEGKVGEAGAMEAFDLGLGDPVPLSAEHGEGMAGLYEAVREAFPIETAEPEEEIAPRHVVLADDEDGSELDLTKPLRIAIVGRPNAGKSTLLNRILGEERLLVGPEAGLTRDAISVDFEWHGRKVKFFDTAGLRRRARVEDKLEKLAGADALRAAKFAEVVVLLLDATIPFEKQDLTIADLVYREGRALVIGLNKWDLIEDKSQLVHLREEASRLLPQLKGTFVVPVSGLEGQGLEALMHAVIRVHEIWNKRISTARLNRWLADALERMPPPAAAGRRIKIRYMTQLRARPPYFIIFGNQLAALPVSYERFLINGLRQAFDLPGVPIRISKKTSENPYGDRKRPQR from the coding sequence ATGCTCACCTTTGCCATCATAGGCCGTCCGAACGTCGGTAAATCGACCCTGTTCAACCGGCTTGTCGGCAAGAAGCTCGCGCTTGTCGACGACCGGCCGGGCGTGACGCGCGACAGGCGCGAGGGCGAGGCGAAGCTCGGCGATCTCACCTTCAACATCATCGATACGGCGGGGCTCGAAGAAGGTGCCGAGGCCACGATGGCCGGGCGCATGCGCTCGCAGACGGAGGCCGCGATCGAATCTGCCGACGGGCTTTTCTTCTTGATCGACGCGCGCGTGGGCGTGACGCCCGAAGATAATTATTTCGCCAATCTCGTGCGGCGCGCGGCCAAACCCTTGGTGCTCATCGCCAATAAGGCGGAAGGAAAGGTCGGCGAAGCGGGCGCCATGGAGGCTTTCGATCTCGGCCTCGGCGATCCCGTGCCTTTGTCGGCCGAGCATGGCGAAGGCATGGCCGGACTTTACGAGGCCGTGCGCGAAGCCTTTCCGATCGAGACGGCGGAGCCCGAGGAAGAGATTGCGCCGAGACATGTCGTGCTCGCGGATGATGAGGACGGCAGCGAGCTCGATCTCACCAAACCTTTGCGCATTGCGATCGTCGGCCGGCCCAATGCCGGCAAATCGACTCTGCTCAATCGCATCCTCGGCGAAGAGCGACTTCTGGTCGGGCCCGAGGCAGGCCTTACGCGCGATGCGATCAGCGTCGATTTCGAATGGCACGGCCGCAAGGTGAAATTTTTCGACACGGCTGGCTTGCGCCGTCGTGCCCGCGTCGAGGATAAGCTCGAAAAACTGGCCGGTGCGGATGCTTTGCGCGCCGCCAAATTCGCCGAAGTCGTCGTGCTGCTGCTCGACGCGACGATCCCCTTCGAGAAGCAGGATCTGACCATCGCCGATCTCGTCTATCGCGAAGGCCGTGCGCTCGTCATCGGCCTCAACAAATGGGATCTGATCGAGGACAAGAGCCAGCTCGTGCATTTGCGCGAGGAGGCATCGCGGCTTCTGCCGCAGCTCAAAGGCACATTCGTTGTGCCCGTGTCGGGGCTCGAGGGGCAGGGGCTCGAGGCTTTGATGCATGCCGTCATCCGCGTGCATGAGATCTGGAACAAGCGCATTTCGACGGCGAGGCTCAATCGCTGGCTCGCCGATGCGCTCGAACGCATGCCGCCGCCGGCTGCCGCGGGCCGCCGCATTAAGATCCGCTACATGACGCAATTGCGCGCAAGGCCGCCCTATTTCATCATCTTCGGCAATCAGCTTGCGGCCTTGCCTGTGAGCTACGAGCGCTTTCTGATTAATGGGCTGCGGCAGGCTTTCGATCTGCCCGGCGTGCCGATCCGCATTTCGAAAAAGACGAGCGAGAATCCTTACGGCGACAGAAAACGCCCGCAGAGATAA
- a CDS encoding acetyl-CoA carboxylase biotin carboxylase subunit → MFKKILIANRGEIACRIIKTARRMGIASVAVYSEADRRALHVSLADEAFPIGPAPAADSYLSIENIIEACKKSGTEAVHPGYGFLSERADFCRALMAEGMTFIGPSAAAIEAMGDKIAAKACAHNAGVAIVPGSGGAIANARDAVEIAEAIGYPIMIKASAGGGGKGMRIAASRQEVEDGFARAASEAKAAFGDDRVFIEKFIESPRHIEMQILGDRHGHVVHLGERECSIQRRHQKVIEEAPSPFVDAVMREAMGRQAVALARAVGYDSAGTVEFIVGADKRFYFLEMNTRLQVEHAVSECVTGLDLVEHMIRIAAGEPLALSQDDVTIKGHAIESRVYAENPQRDFLPSTGRLTRFQPPPEKADETGALRLDSGVIEGSEVTVHYDPMLAKLITHAPDRAAAIAMQADALDRFVIDGVAHNLSFLGAMMDHPRWLAGDLSTHFIADVFPHGFAPHLPQGEMARALACVAASIDHVTEMRAWAISGQLDAHEVRSRALSVFLGNQRFDLTLEKAEGGDLIARLEEDNWSWRCRSGWVPGLALWEGTVEGQSLVVQVRVAANGMRLSSRGIEAEARVMTRRAAELFACLPRKRAEDAPKILLCPMPGLLKLVHVAPGQRVAAGEALCMIEAMKMEHVLRAETGGIVKAILVSAGDLIGVDMPILEFE, encoded by the coding sequence ATGTTCAAGAAAATCCTCATAGCCAATCGCGGCGAGATCGCCTGCCGGATCATCAAGACGGCGCGGCGCATGGGGATCGCGAGTGTCGCGGTCTATTCCGAGGCCGATCGCCGGGCTTTGCATGTGAGCCTCGCGGACGAGGCTTTTCCCATCGGCCCCGCACCTGCTGCCGACTCTTATCTTTCGATCGAAAACATCATCGAAGCCTGTAAAAAGTCCGGAACCGAAGCGGTGCATCCCGGTTATGGATTCTTATCCGAGCGCGCCGATTTCTGTCGGGCGCTGATGGCGGAAGGCATGACTTTCATCGGACCGAGCGCGGCTGCGATCGAGGCTATGGGCGACAAGATCGCGGCGAAGGCTTGTGCCCACAACGCCGGTGTTGCGATCGTGCCAGGCTCGGGAGGTGCCATCGCGAACGCGCGTGACGCCGTGGAGATCGCTGAGGCCATAGGCTACCCGATCATGATCAAGGCTTCCGCCGGCGGTGGCGGCAAAGGCATGCGGATCGCCGCCTCGCGCCAGGAGGTCGAAGACGGTTTTGCGCGCGCCGCGTCGGAAGCCAAAGCCGCCTTTGGCGACGATCGCGTCTTCATCGAGAAATTCATTGAAAGCCCGCGCCATATCGAGATGCAGATCCTCGGCGACAGGCATGGTCATGTCGTCCATCTCGGCGAACGCGAATGCTCGATCCAGCGCCGCCATCAGAAAGTGATCGAAGAGGCGCCGTCGCCCTTCGTCGATGCGGTGATGCGCGAGGCCATGGGCCGGCAGGCCGTCGCGCTCGCGCGGGCCGTTGGCTATGACTCGGCCGGCACGGTGGAATTTATCGTCGGTGCCGACAAGCGCTTTTATTTTCTGGAGATGAACACACGGCTGCAGGTCGAACATGCGGTGAGCGAATGCGTGACAGGTCTCGATCTCGTCGAGCATATGATCCGCATTGCCGCGGGAGAGCCGCTGGCGCTGAGCCAGGACGATGTCACGATCAAAGGCCATGCTATCGAGAGCCGGGTCTATGCGGAAAACCCGCAGCGCGATTTTCTGCCCTCGACGGGCCGGCTCACGCGATTTCAGCCGCCGCCCGAAAAGGCAGATGAGACAGGCGCCTTGCGGCTTGATAGCGGCGTGATCGAGGGGAGCGAAGTCACGGTCCATTATGATCCGATGCTTGCAAAGCTCATCACTCATGCGCCGGACCGCGCGGCCGCGATTGCAATGCAGGCCGATGCGCTCGATCGTTTCGTGATCGACGGCGTCGCGCATAATCTTTCTTTTCTCGGCGCGATGATGGACCATCCGCGCTGGCTGGCCGGCGATCTTTCGACGCATTTTATCGCGGACGTCTTTCCGCACGGCTTCGCGCCACACTTGCCGCAAGGGGAAATGGCACGCGCGCTTGCCTGCGTGGCGGCCTCGATCGATCATGTCACCGAGATGCGCGCCTGGGCAATCTCAGGGCAGCTTGATGCGCATGAAGTCAGGTCGAGGGCGCTCAGCGTTTTCCTCGGCAATCAACGCTTCGACCTCACGCTTGAAAAAGCAGAGGGTGGTGATTTGATCGCACGGCTTGAAGAAGACAATTGGTCTTGGCGCTGCCGATCCGGCTGGGTTCCTGGCCTTGCTTTATGGGAAGGCACGGTTGAGGGACAAAGCCTCGTCGTGCAGGTTCGTGTGGCCGCCAATGGCATGCGCCTATCGAGCCGTGGCATCGAGGCGGAGGCGCGTGTCATGACGCGCCGCGCGGCTGAGCTCTTCGCCTGCTTGCCGCGCAAGCGGGCTGAAGACGCTCCCAAAATTCTTCTGTGTCCGATGCCGGGCCTGCTCAAACTGGTCCATGTCGCGCCGGGCCAAAGGGTCGCCGCGGGCGAGGCGCTTTGCATGATCGAAGCGATGAAAATGGAGCATGTCCTGCGGGCCGAGACCGGAGGCATCGTGAAAGCAATTCTTGTGAGCGCAGGCGATCTCATCGGCGTCGACATGCCGATCCTGGAGTTCGAGTAA
- a CDS encoding gamma-glutamylcyclotransferase family protein: protein MLYFAYGSNMDTEAMRALCPKSRALGLARLAKHRIFVMEEGYASVRAEASAIVHGVLYDLALSDVPALDRYEEVSRGLYRKVTQPVLRTGAAPVRALIYVGGSRMEAVPRPDYWPAILKAARDWALPQAYVSQLETLGGIPSVEAAPGARRAIKLKGI from the coding sequence ATGCTCTATTTCGCCTATGGCTCGAACATGGACACCGAGGCGATGCGGGCGCTTTGCCCGAAGTCGCGCGCGCTCGGTCTCGCGCGGCTGGCGAAGCACCGGATCTTTGTCATGGAAGAGGGCTATGCGTCCGTTCGTGCGGAGGCGAGTGCGATCGTGCATGGCGTGCTTTATGATCTGGCGCTGAGCGATGTGCCGGCGCTCGATCGTTATGAAGAAGTCTCGCGCGGGCTTTATCGAAAAGTCACGCAGCCCGTGTTACGGACGGGTGCTGCGCCGGTCCGGGCCTTGATCTATGTCGGAGGCAGCCGGATGGAAGCCGTGCCGAGGCCGGATTACTGGCCGGCCATTCTCAAGGCGGCGCGGGATTGGGCCTTGCCGCAAGCCTATGTTTCTCAGCTCGAGACGCTGGGCGGCATCCCGAGTGTTGAAGCCGCGCCCGGCGCCCGGCGCGCGATCAAGTTGAAAGGCATTTGA
- the panC gene encoding pantoate--beta-alanine ligase yields MAAPVPIAHDVASLRAQLSAWRAAGETIVLVPTMGALHAGHVSLVHAGKSHGTKIVMSIFVNPTQFAPTEDLSTYPRSLEADVAKFTEAGGDLVFVPSVDVMYPQGFATTISLAGPATVGLEDRFRPTHFAGVATVVAKLFNQCRPDAAVFGEKDYQQLKVLTCLARDLDFETKIVAAPIMREADGLALSSRNVYLSAEERLHAPALYRALTKCAEAIKTRQPVEAALEEARIAIAGAGFAIDYVEARHAETLASLDQLAGAPVRLLAAARIGKTRLIDNIAV; encoded by the coding sequence ATGGCAGCTCCGGTTCCGATCGCGCATGATGTTGCGAGCCTCAGGGCGCAGCTCTCGGCTTGGCGCGCGGCGGGCGAGACCATCGTGCTCGTCCCAACCATGGGCGCGCTGCATGCCGGACATGTTTCTCTCGTCCATGCCGGCAAAAGCCATGGCACGAAGATCGTGATGTCGATCTTCGTCAATCCGACGCAATTTGCGCCGACCGAGGATCTTTCCACCTATCCGCGCAGTCTTGAAGCGGATGTCGCAAAATTCACAGAGGCCGGCGGCGATCTCGTCTTCGTCCCTTCTGTCGATGTCATGTATCCGCAAGGCTTCGCGACCACGATCTCGCTCGCGGGACCCGCGACCGTCGGTCTTGAAGACAGGTTCCGGCCGACGCATTTCGCAGGCGTCGCCACGGTGGTCGCCAAGCTCTTCAATCAATGCCGTCCCGATGCCGCGGTCTTCGGCGAGAAGGACTATCAGCAGCTCAAAGTCTTGACCTGCCTCGCGCGCGATCTCGATTTTGAAACGAAGATCGTCGCCGCGCCGATCATGCGCGAGGCCGATGGCTTGGCCCTCTCGTCGCGCAATGTCTATCTCTCGGCCGAAGAGCGCCTGCACGCGCCGGCCTTGTATCGGGCGCTCACAAAATGCGCCGAGGCCATCAAAACGAGGCAGCCGGTCGAGGCCGCGCTGGAAGAAGCTCGGATCGCTATTGCCGGAGCCGGATTTGCCATCGATTATGTCGAGGCGCGGCATGCCGAAACCCTGGCGTCGCTTGATCAATTGGCCGGCGCGCCGGTGCGGCTTCTCGCCGCCGCGCGGATCGGCAAGACCCGTCTCATCGACAATATTGCTGTATAG
- a CDS encoding acylphosphatase yields the protein MAEDPASPQLILHLTISGRVQGVSYRVWLKAEADARGVTGWTRNRGNGDVEAVLAGPPETVQTLCELCRSGPPMARVDQILIDEAEASVLEPGGPRDSFVILPSV from the coding sequence ATGGCTGAAGACCCGGCATCTCCTCAGCTCATCCTCCATTTGACGATCAGCGGCCGTGTGCAGGGCGTCAGCTATCGCGTCTGGCTGAAGGCGGAGGCGGACGCGCGCGGCGTAACCGGCTGGACCCGCAACCGCGGCAACGGCGATGTGGAGGCGGTTTTGGCCGGTCCTCCCGAAACGGTCCAGACGCTATGTGAACTCTGCCGCTCGGGGCCGCCCATGGCGCGCGTCGATCAAATCCTGATCGACGAAGCGGAGGCGTCGGTTCTGGAGCCCGGCGGCCCGCGCGATTCCTTCGTCATCCTGCCGAGCGTCTGA
- the plsY gene encoding glycerol-3-phosphate 1-O-acyltransferase PlsY, with amino-acid sequence MSRVIGSFSAFVFGYLCGSIPFGIILTRLAGTKDLRAIGSGNIGATNVLRTGRKDLAALTLLLDALKGTFAVLVANGLWPVSQTEIPVALCAAAGAFLGHLFPVWLRFKGGKGVATFLGCLFGLQWQAGLAFVAIWLGVAALTRYSSAAALSASALVPVVLLGLGQGQKALLFTGLAVLLWIMHRANIMRLLGGTEHKIGQA; translated from the coding sequence ATGTCCCGCGTGATCGGCTCCTTTTCAGCCTTTGTCTTTGGGTATCTCTGCGGCTCCATTCCTTTCGGCATTATTTTGACGCGGCTCGCCGGCACCAAGGATCTGCGGGCGATCGGCTCCGGCAACATAGGCGCGACCAATGTGTTGCGTACCGGCCGCAAGGATCTGGCGGCGCTCACACTCCTGCTCGACGCGCTGAAGGGGACGTTCGCCGTTCTGGTTGCGAATGGTCTCTGGCCGGTGAGCCAAACCGAAATCCCGGTGGCTCTTTGTGCCGCTGCCGGCGCCTTTCTCGGCCATCTCTTTCCGGTCTGGTTGCGCTTCAAAGGAGGCAAGGGCGTCGCGACTTTTCTCGGCTGTCTCTTCGGGCTGCAATGGCAGGCGGGGCTCGCCTTCGTCGCCATCTGGCTCGGCGTCGCCGCGCTCACCCGCTATTCCTCGGCGGCGGCTCTCAGCGCCAGCGCCTTGGTGCCCGTGGTTCTCTTGGGCTTGGGCCAAGGCCAGAAGGCGCTTCTCTTTACGGGGCTCGCCGTGCTGCTCTGGATCATGCACCGCGCCAATATCATGCGGCTTTTGGGCGGCACCGAACATAAGATCGGGCAGGCATGA
- the dprA gene encoding DNA-processing protein DprA has protein sequence MSAATQLSDRERFDWLRLSRCENVGPRTFAMLLKRHGNAAAALKALPSLAAKNANGRVLRLANVEDIEAEFEAAERCGARFIGWSEPDYPWLLREIDSAPPMIAIRGNPSVFARPTAAIVGSRNASAAGLAFTERLARGLAEAGYVVVSGLARGIDARAHRATTESGTIAVLAGGHDKIYPADHEKLLEQLLERGAAISEMPFGWEARGRDFPRRNRIVSGLSSGIVVVEAAKNSGSLITARFAGEQGREVFAVPGSPLDPRAEGTNALLRDGATFCTRVEDVLDALAARLQAHMRHGDLFSEPSATENPNEPLWDELDLDEGLEPGAVPKTHSPDRAPAPYGIEQTADEADSAGAEPFSGPERIIGLLGPSPVSIDELVRAADMPAQAIRAILLELELAGRLERHGGNLVSLV, from the coding sequence ATGAGCGCAGCCACGCAGCTCTCCGATCGCGAGCGCTTCGATTGGCTGCGCTTGTCGCGCTGCGAGAATGTCGGGCCGCGCACCTTTGCCATGCTGCTGAAGCGCCATGGCAACGCGGCGGCGGCGCTCAAGGCGCTGCCAAGCCTTGCGGCGAAAAACGCCAATGGCCGTGTGCTGCGGCTTGCCAATGTCGAGGATATCGAAGCCGAGTTCGAAGCGGCGGAACGCTGCGGCGCGCGTTTCATCGGCTGGTCCGAGCCGGACTATCCCTGGCTTTTGCGCGAGATCGATTCGGCGCCGCCAATGATCGCCATTCGCGGCAATCCCTCCGTCTTCGCGCGACCGACAGCGGCGATCGTTGGCTCGCGCAATGCCTCGGCGGCGGGGCTCGCCTTTACCGAGCGCCTCGCGCGCGGTCTCGCCGAAGCGGGCTATGTCGTGGTCTCGGGCCTTGCGCGCGGCATCGACGCACGGGCGCATCGCGCTACGACCGAGAGCGGCACGATTGCCGTGCTCGCTGGCGGTCACGATAAGATCTATCCGGCCGATCACGAGAAACTTCTGGAGCAGCTTCTCGAAAGAGGTGCTGCCATCAGCGAAATGCCGTTTGGCTGGGAAGCGCGCGGCCGGGATTTCCCACGCCGCAACCGTATCGTCTCCGGGCTCTCGTCCGGCATTGTCGTCGTCGAAGCCGCAAAAAACTCCGGCTCGCTGATCACCGCGCGCTTCGCAGGCGAGCAGGGACGCGAGGTCTTCGCGGTGCCGGGATCGCCGCTCGATCCGCGCGCCGAGGGCACCAATGCTCTGTTGCGCGATGGCGCGACTTTCTGCACGAGGGTTGAGGATGTGCTCGACGCGCTAGCGGCGCGGCTGCAGGCGCATATGCGTCATGGCGATCTCTTCTCTGAGCCGAGCGCGACGGAAAATCCGAATGAACCGCTCTGGGATGAACTCGATCTCGACGAGGGTTTGGAGCCGGGCGCGGTACCTAAGACTCACTCTCCGGATCGGGCGCCGGCGCCTTACGGCATCGAGCAGACAGCCGATGAAGCCGACTCTGCCGGTGCCGAGCCCTTTTCGGGACCGGAGCGGATCATCGGTCTTTTAGGGCCGTCGCCGGTTTCGATCGACGAATTGGTCCGCGCGGCGGACATGCCCGCACAAGCGATTCGGGCAATCCTGCTCGAACTGGAGCTGGCCGGCCGCCTCGAACGGCATGGCGGCAATCTCGTCTCGCTGGTTTGA